A single genomic interval of Devosia oryziradicis harbors:
- a CDS encoding EAL domain-containing protein, producing the protein MKSRYSHILTLIGALLAFVPIMAVDYLLDSYVRVREKEQTRQYVAGVTSQIEIGVNDAIGALRRILAESPSLCTPTFVANVQREIETSLSMKQVLVENSDGVQYCDAFGRTVAYSPLSENLPVPGHTETITLVQLGDLAMPALKITQTFGQTRRVSAFMPLMGQTSEGLTQALPSAAMMRVMLTNGTPVLTIGDPGAYDRRTSSAEFVMAEAFAGELPLKVEYAIPFVMARAAYADLDVAFTAIACGMSAIVLLLSLGYVRRSRVPAFDLERAIARGEVKPYYQPVINLRTGELMGCEVLCRWEKKNGQIVPPGAFIDYAEVTGLAIPMTLSLMQQVKFDLGDLSQMMPELKISINLFEGHFRDDSIVEDVQAIFGNSPVNFRQLVFEITERHPLANSAVANSVIAGLHALGSRIAMDDAGTGHSNLAYLATLGVDIIKIDRIFVDMVKPGTTQVPVLDGLISMAKDLDCEIVAEGVETEEQALYLRARGVVQAQGFIFAPALKIGAFRELATALHATATPRSRIESIVASAA; encoded by the coding sequence TTGAAGTCCAGATATTCTCACATCCTGACCCTGATCGGAGCGCTGCTCGCGTTCGTGCCGATTATGGCGGTGGATTACCTGCTGGACAGCTATGTCCGGGTGCGAGAAAAAGAGCAGACACGGCAATATGTTGCCGGCGTTACCTCACAAATAGAAATCGGCGTGAACGACGCGATAGGTGCGCTTCGCCGCATCCTGGCGGAAAGTCCGTCCCTGTGCACGCCGACCTTTGTCGCAAATGTGCAGCGTGAGATCGAAACCAGCCTCAGCATGAAGCAGGTCCTGGTCGAGAACTCTGACGGTGTCCAATACTGCGACGCATTCGGACGTACGGTCGCCTATTCGCCGCTGTCGGAAAATCTGCCTGTGCCGGGCCATACGGAGACCATCACGCTCGTGCAGCTTGGTGACCTGGCCATGCCCGCACTCAAGATTACTCAGACTTTCGGCCAGACACGACGCGTCTCGGCCTTCATGCCGCTGATGGGGCAGACGTCGGAAGGGCTGACGCAGGCGCTCCCCAGCGCCGCCATGATGCGTGTGATGCTCACCAACGGCACCCCGGTGCTCACCATTGGCGATCCGGGTGCATATGACCGTCGCACATCCAGCGCCGAGTTCGTCATGGCTGAGGCGTTTGCTGGCGAGCTCCCGCTCAAGGTGGAGTACGCCATTCCCTTTGTCATGGCACGCGCGGCCTACGCCGACCTCGACGTCGCTTTCACGGCCATTGCCTGTGGCATGAGCGCCATCGTCCTGCTGTTGTCGCTGGGCTACGTCCGGCGTTCCCGTGTACCTGCCTTCGACCTCGAACGGGCAATCGCCCGTGGCGAAGTGAAGCCCTATTACCAGCCGGTCATCAACCTGCGGACCGGCGAACTTATGGGCTGCGAAGTTCTGTGCCGCTGGGAGAAGAAGAACGGGCAGATCGTGCCCCCGGGCGCCTTCATCGACTATGCCGAGGTCACCGGCCTTGCCATACCCATGACCCTGTCGCTTATGCAGCAGGTCAAGTTCGACCTGGGCGACCTCAGCCAGATGATGCCCGAACTCAAGATCTCCATAAACCTCTTCGAAGGCCACTTCCGCGACGACAGTATCGTCGAGGACGTCCAGGCCATCTTCGGCAATTCGCCGGTCAATTTCCGCCAACTGGTGTTCGAGATCACCGAGCGGCATCCACTGGCGAACTCGGCCGTCGCCAACAGTGTGATTGCCGGCCTCCACGCCCTGGGGTCGCGCATTGCCATGGACGACGCCGGCACCGGGCATTCCAACCTGGCTTACCTTGCCACGCTAGGCGTGGACATCATCAAGATCGACCGCATTTTCGTCGATATGGTCAAGCCAGGAACGACGCAGGTGCCGGTGCTGGACGGTCTGATATCGATGGCGAAGGATCTCGACTGCGAGATCGTGGCCGAAGGCGTCGAGACCGAGGAACAGGCACTTTACCTGCGGGCCCGCGGGGTAGTGCAGGCGCAGGGGTTCATCTTCGCACCCGCGCTCAAGATTGGCGCGTTCCGCGAACTGGCCACGGCGCTCCACGCGACGGCGACGCCGCGCAGCCGCATTGAAAGCATCGTTGCCAGCGCAGCGTGA
- a CDS encoding DUF3601 domain-containing protein, with amino-acid sequence MARTWPTGSFGHLQSEHDYVVVRHFRDFDGGEHPEGEHWTFIGSSFLPYDDGLSFFAVINGVERQVRMQWREEEQGPIIDHLKDYLQAK; translated from the coding sequence TTGGCTAGAACCTGGCCGACGGGGTCCTTCGGCCATTTGCAGAGCGAGCATGACTACGTCGTCGTCCGCCACTTCCGCGACTTTGATGGCGGTGAGCATCCGGAGGGGGAGCACTGGACCTTTATTGGCTCAAGCTTCCTGCCCTATGACGATGGACTATCGTTTTTCGCGGTCATCAATGGCGTCGAGCGGCAGGTGCGGATGCAGTGGCGCGAGGAGGAACAGGGGCCGATTATTGACCACCTGAAGGATTATCTGCAGGCAAAGTGA
- the aspS gene encoding aspartate--tRNA ligase: MTSHRYRSHTCGALTAKEAGQTVRLSGWVNRIRDHGGLLFIDLRDHYGVTQAVIDPDSPAFSAAEKVRSEWVIRIDGEVKLRDAAAVNPNLPTGTIEVFIREIEVLSAAKELPLPVFGDQDYPEDVRLRYRFLDLRREKLHANIVKRTKIIAAMRTGMTGQGFAEYSTPILTASSPEGARDFLVPSRIHPGKFFALPQAPQQYKQLLMVAGFDRYFQVAPCFRDEDPRADRLPGEFYQLDLEMSFVTQEDVWNTTQPVITSIFEQFAEGKRVTKDWPRIPYETAIRKYGSDKPDLRNPIEIEAVTAHFAGSGFKVFASQIEVDPKVEVWAIPAKNKAGAEPIGRAFCDRMNAWAQGEGQPGLGYIFFKDGQGSGPIAKNIGEERTAAIKAQFGLTDGDAVFFVAGRPEKFYKFAGEARTKIGTDLGVVDTEQFALCWIVDFPFYEWSEEEKRVDFAHNPFSMPQGGIEALNSQDPLTIKAYQYDAVCNGYEIASGSIRNQLPETMVKAFELTGKSRAEVEEQFGGLYRAFQYGAPPHGGAAFGIDRIVMLLCGVANLREITAFPMNQQAEDLLMGAPSPASAKALRELSIRLNVQ; the protein is encoded by the coding sequence ATGACCTCACATCGCTACCGCTCGCACACCTGCGGCGCCCTTACCGCCAAGGAGGCCGGCCAGACCGTGCGCCTGAGCGGCTGGGTAAACCGCATCCGCGACCATGGCGGCCTGTTGTTTATCGACCTGCGCGACCATTACGGCGTGACCCAGGCCGTCATCGATCCTGATTCTCCCGCTTTCTCGGCGGCCGAAAAGGTGCGCTCGGAATGGGTGATCCGCATCGATGGCGAGGTAAAGCTCCGTGACGCCGCCGCAGTGAACCCCAACCTGCCCACCGGCACGATCGAGGTGTTCATTCGTGAGATCGAGGTGCTTTCGGCCGCCAAGGAGCTGCCGCTCCCGGTATTTGGTGACCAGGATTATCCTGAAGACGTTCGCCTGCGTTACCGCTTCCTCGACCTGCGTCGGGAGAAGCTGCATGCCAACATCGTCAAGCGCACCAAGATAATCGCGGCCATGCGGACAGGAATGACCGGACAGGGTTTTGCCGAGTATTCCACGCCCATCCTGACCGCGTCGTCGCCGGAAGGGGCGCGCGACTTCCTCGTGCCTTCACGCATCCATCCGGGCAAATTCTTCGCCCTGCCGCAGGCTCCCCAACAGTACAAGCAATTGCTGATGGTGGCCGGCTTCGATCGCTACTTCCAGGTCGCGCCCTGCTTCCGCGACGAGGACCCGCGCGCCGATCGCCTGCCGGGCGAGTTCTACCAACTCGACCTGGAAATGAGCTTCGTCACGCAGGAAGACGTGTGGAACACCACCCAGCCGGTGATTACCTCGATTTTCGAGCAGTTCGCCGAGGGCAAGCGCGTGACCAAGGACTGGCCGCGTATTCCCTACGAGACGGCCATCCGCAAGTATGGTTCGGACAAGCCGGACCTGCGCAACCCTATCGAAATCGAAGCCGTGACCGCGCATTTCGCCGGTTCGGGCTTCAAGGTGTTCGCCAGCCAGATCGAAGTCGATCCCAAGGTCGAAGTCTGGGCCATTCCGGCGAAGAACAAGGCGGGTGCCGAGCCGATCGGCCGTGCATTCTGCGACCGCATGAACGCCTGGGCGCAGGGCGAGGGCCAGCCGGGACTCGGCTATATCTTCTTCAAGGACGGGCAGGGGTCAGGCCCTATCGCGAAGAACATAGGCGAGGAACGTACTGCAGCCATCAAGGCGCAGTTCGGCCTGACCGACGGGGATGCCGTGTTCTTCGTCGCCGGGCGACCCGAGAAATTCTACAAGTTCGCCGGTGAGGCTCGCACCAAGATCGGCACCGATCTGGGCGTGGTCGATACCGAGCAGTTCGCGCTGTGCTGGATTGTCGATTTCCCGTTCTACGAGTGGAGCGAGGAAGAAAAGCGCGTGGACTTTGCCCACAACCCGTTCTCGATGCCGCAGGGCGGCATCGAGGCGCTCAACAGTCAGGATCCGCTGACTATCAAGGCGTACCAGTATGACGCCGTCTGCAATGGCTACGAGATCGCCTCGGGCTCAATTCGTAACCAATTGCCCGAGACCATGGTCAAGGCATTTGAGCTGACCGGCAAGAGCCGGGCGGAGGTCGAAGAACAGTTCGGCGGCCTCTATCGCGCCTTCCAGTATGGAGCACCGCCGCATGGCGGGGCTGCCTTCGGTATCGACCGCATCGTCATGCTGCTCTGCGGCGTCGCCAACTTGCGCGAGATCACGGCGTTCCCGATGAACCAGCAGGCGGAAGACCTGCTGATGGGCGCCCCAAGCCCCGCATCGGCCAAGGCCCTGCGCGAACTGAGCATCCGCCTCAACGTTCAGTAG